The following are from one region of the Magallana gigas chromosome 6, xbMagGiga1.1, whole genome shotgun sequence genome:
- the LOC105346349 gene encoding protein disulfide-isomerase A3 → MKAILALLAFVTSTLASDVLEFTDSDFSSRIAEHELILVEFFAPWCGHCKKLAPEYERAATSLKDNDPPVPLAKVDCTASEETCKKFGVSGYPTLKIFRAGEFSEEYGGPREADGIIKYMQTRAGPTSKELNNVADAEKFLSKADYGVIGFFEDGESELSKTFQKVADAMSTDLKFAHTSSKAVLDKYGFKNDIVLYQPKRLRNKFEPSELKYTDDATVYKIKEWLNNNILGLCGHRTQSNAEKFKKPLVVAFYDVDYVKNEKGTNYWRNRVMKVAKKIQDEGKKIFFAVSNSKDFSYELGEFGLGDVSGDKPVVAARDERDRKYVMSDEFSMDNLEKFVRDFLDDKVEPYLKSEPVPDNTDAPVKVVVAKNFDEIVNDSERDVLIEFYAPWCGHCKQLEPKYTELGEKLAEESGITIAKMDATANDVAKPYEVSGFPTIYFAPKGSKNSPKRYSGGREVDDFLKYLAKEATNELSGFDRDGKKKKKKKTEL, encoded by the exons ATGAAGGCTATATTAGCCCTTTTAGCTTTTGTCACTTCAACTTTGGCAAGCGATGTTTTAGAGTTTACTGATTCGGACTTTTCATCCAGAATTGCTGAACACgaattaattttagttgaaTTTTTTGCACCATG GTGTGGTCATTGTAAGAAACTGGCACCAGAATATGAGAGAGCTGCCACTTCACTGAAAGACAATGATCCACCTGTGCCCCTAGCAAAG GTTGATTGTACTGCAAGTGAGgaaacatgtaaaaagtttGGAGTTAGTGGATATCCAACACTAAAGATCTTTAGGGCTGGAGAATTTTCTGAGGAATATGGAGGACCAAGAGAAGCAG ATGGCATCATTAAGTACATGCAGACTAGAGCTGGGCCAACATCTAAAGAACTCAATAATGTTGCTGATGCTGAGAAGTTTCTTTCTAAGGCAGACTATGGAGTAATAG GATTCTTTGAGGATGGGGAGAGTGAGCTTTCAAAAACATTCCAAAAGGTTGCTGATGCCATGAGCACAGATCTCAAGTTTGCACACACCTCAAGCAAAGCAGTTCTGGATAAATATGGATTTAAGAA cgACATTGTCTTATATCAACCCAAGAGACTACGTAACAAGTTTGAACCATCTGAATTGAAATATACTGATGATGCAACAGTGTACAAAATCAAAGAATGGCTCAACAACAACAT TCTCGGACTCTGCGGCCACAGAACACAGAGCAATGCTGAAAAATTTAAGAAACCTTTGGTTGTTGCTTTTTATGATGTGGATTATGTCAAGAACGAAAAAGGAACAAACTACTGGAGAAACAG GGTGATGAAGGTAGCCAAGAAGATCCAAGATGAAGGAAAGAAAATTTTCTTTGCTGTCAGCAACAGCAAGGATTTTAGTTATGAGCTTGGAGAGTTTGGACTGGGGGATGTCAGTGGGGACAAACCTGTGGTGGCAGCCAGAGATGAGAGAGACCGCAAATACGTCATGTCCGACGAATTCTC AATGGACAATCTTGAAAAGTTTGTTCGTGACTTTTTGGATGACAAAGTCGAACCCTACTTAAAATCGGAACCAGTACCAGATAACACTGATGCTCCTGTTAAG GTTGTAGTTGCAAAAAACTTTGATGAAATTGTGAATGATTCTGAGAGGGACGTTCTCATCGAGTTTTATGCCCCATGGTGTGGACATTGTAAGCAGTTAGAACCAAAATACACAGAACTTGGAGAAAAG CTTGCTGAAGAATCTGGTATAACTATTGCTAAAATGGACGCCACAGCCAATGATGTTGCTAAACCTTATGAAGTTTCAGG GTTCCCTACAATCTATTTTGCTCCTAAAGGATCTAAAAATAGTCCGAAAAGATATTCT GGTGGTAGAGAAGTTGATGACTTCTTGAAATATTTGGCTAAAGAAGCCACTAATGAATTGTCAGGCTTTGATCGTGATGgcaaaaagaagaagaagaagaagaccGAATTATAA